From the genome of Papaver somniferum cultivar HN1 chromosome 2, ASM357369v1, whole genome shotgun sequence, one region includes:
- the LOC113349163 gene encoding probable glycosyltransferase At5g25310: MDYAVKFQKLFHVEAMKLLLVMGIITSILVIQSSLTRPYGNILSSLYTSGNVLTPGMTSLSVEDVSRRSDLVGVYSSGNAPVTPVLPDSSVAPEFVTSSDASSVEKEITHGDEKIKNVLSNEKGGDQDHDFDFDAERDSERWFSPSPSPSPSPSEGIDPDENSTSETNKEQVESGKLSKRDNDLHIKEISSKYAVPLIPPVMLPPQLSRTTISAVILGSDSGTSVLSPVGIHATEPSLKDGESEFSLQDGPTTQINNVTMDKNTGTQTKSKIISGSSVTSIFEMNNLLVQSHSASRSMKPRRSSPRDKELLSARSQIENAPFIKSDRELHAPLFRNISTFKRSYELMERMLKVYVYKEGTKPIFHTPPLKGIYASEGWFMKQLERNRRFVVKDPRKAHLFYLPFSTRALQQTMYVPNSHSHRNLIEYLKNYLDTIVARHPFWNRTGGADHFLAACHDWAPAETNEYMSTCIRALCNADVSVGFKIGKDASLPETYVHSASNPLRYLGGEPPSKRKILAFFAGGMHGYLRPILLKHWENKDPDMQIYGPMGGGKKKKMNYIQSMKSSKYCICARGYEVNSPRVVESIFFECVPVIISDNFVPPFFEVLNWEAFAVFVPEKDVPNLKDILLSIPEEKYLAMQTNVKKVQQHFLWHTSPLKYDVFHMILHSIWYNRVFQILNDN; the protein is encoded by the exons ATGGATTATGCAGTTAAGTTTCAGAAGCTATTCCATGTTGAAGCCATGAAGTTGTTGCTGGTGATGGGAATAATTACATCTATTTTAGTGATTCAGTCATCATTGACACGTCCTTATGGAAATATCTTGTCATCCCTTTATACTTCTGGTAATGTTCTTACACCAGGAATGACCAGCCTCTCAGTTGAGGATGTTTCTCGTCGATCAGATTTGGTTGGTGTCTACTCCAGTGGGAATGCTCCTGTGACTCCTGTCTTGCCTGATTCATCTGTAGCTCCTGAATTTGTAACAAGTTCAGATGCTTCATCTGTGGAAAAAGAAATTACTCATGGAGATGAAAAAATCAAGAATGTGCTGTCAAATGAGAAAGGTGGGGACCAAgatcatgattttgattttgacgcAGAAAGAGATTCAGAGAGATGGTTTTCACCATCGCCTTCACCTTCACCTTCCCCATCAGAAGGTATAGATCCTGATGAGAATTCAACTTCAGAGACTAATAAAGAACAAGTCGAATCTGGAAAATTATCTAAGAGAGACAATGATTTGCATATTAAGGAAATATCAAGCAAATACGCAGTTCCTCTTATACCTCCAGTTATGTTACCACCACAACTTTCTCGAACTACGATAAGTGCAGTGATATTGGGTTCAGACTCAGGCACTTCCGTCCTATCTCCAGTGGGTATTCACGCAACTGAACCGTCTTTGAAGGATGGAGAATCCGAGTTTTCGTTGCAGGATGGTCCAACTACTCAGATCAATAATGTAACCATGGATAAGAATACCGGAACTCAAACTAAAAGCAAAATCATCTCTGGAAGTTCAGTAACCTCAATATTTGAAATGAACAATTTACTAGTACAAAGTCATTCTGCCTCTCGGTCGATG AAACCACGAAGGTCTTCTCCTCGCGACAAAGAACTATTATCTGCAAGGTCACAGATCGAGAATGCTCCGTTTATAAAGAGTGACAGAGAACTTCATGCTCCTCTTTTTCGAAATATTTCCACGTTTAAAAG AAGTTATGAACTAATGGAACGAATGCTCAAAGTTTACGTCTACAAGGAAGGAACTAAACCCATCTTCCATACGCCACCCCTCAAGGGAATTTATGCTTCTGAAGGGTGGTTCATGAAACAGCTGGAGAGAAACAGAAGATTTGTTGTCAAGGACCCTAGAAAAGCTCACTTGTTCTACTTACCATTTAGTACAAGAGCTCTACAGCAGACAATGTATGTGCCTAACTCACACAGCCATAGGAACCTGATCGAATATTTGAAGAACTATTTGGATACCATAGTAGCAAGACATCCTTTCTGGAATAGAACTGGTGGAGCAGATCATTTTCTTGCTGCTTGCCATGATTGG GCTCCAGCAGAAACAAATGAGTATATGAGCACTTGTATTAGAGCTCTCTGCAATGCTGATGTCAGTGTAGGCTTCAAGATAGGGAAAGATGCTTCTCTTCCAGAGACATACGTTCATAGTGCAAGTAATCCTCTAAGATATTTAGGAGGTGAGCCTCCATCGAAGAGAAAAATTCTTGCTTTCTTCGCTGGTGGTATGCATGGATACCTCCGCCCAATACTACTAAAGCACTGGGAAAACAAAGACCCAGACATGCAAATTTATGGTCCCATGGGTggtggaaagaagaaaaaaatgaactACATTCAATCTATGAAGAGCAGTAAATACTGCATTTGTGCCAGGGGTTATGAAGTCAACAGTCCAAGGGTTGTCGAATCGATCTTCTTCGAATGCGTTCCGGTGATTATTTCCGACAATTTTGTCCCTCCATTTTTTGAAGTATTAAATTGGGAAGCTTTTGCTGTGTTTGTACCAGAGAAAGATGTACCAAATTTGAAGGACATTCTTCTTTCAATACCCGAAGAGAAGTATTTAGCCATGCAGACGAATGTGAAGAAGGTACAACAACATTTTCTTTGGCATACAAGTCCTTTGAAGTATGATGTTTTTCATATGATTCTTCACTCAATTTGGTATAACAGAGTTTTCCAGATATTGAATGACAATTAG